From Pseudobdellovibrio exovorus JSS, a single genomic window includes:
- a CDS encoding helix-turn-helix domain-containing protein: protein METERNTENNTQCNYYELLGISESATQQEILVAYQKAKKTYSAENKALSSVFTPEEATQLRTLIEEAYEVLSNNTYRNIYERRVLASTYQKVDLSAESIKSASDSLFQRVTPPVVSMTAEPESTTSNVEMTPAVETVAPVAAASVQKAVEKPVAAPVHPDAPVIDPAYEALLADKKEWTGQDLKAVREYRKLSFDELTDITKINPWYIAAIEDMDPANLPVAVFVRGYVVQLAKALGLKDKLVAESYMRHFRKKIEN from the coding sequence ATGGAAACAGAGCGCAATACAGAGAATAATACTCAGTGCAATTACTACGAGCTTCTTGGAATTTCGGAAAGCGCAACGCAACAAGAAATTCTAGTAGCTTATCAAAAAGCAAAGAAAACTTACTCTGCTGAAAACAAAGCTCTGTCTTCAGTTTTTACTCCAGAAGAAGCGACTCAATTGCGTACTCTTATTGAAGAAGCTTACGAAGTTCTCAGCAACAACACCTATCGCAATATTTACGAGCGCCGTGTATTAGCTAGCACTTATCAAAAAGTAGATCTCAGCGCAGAGTCGATTAAATCTGCGAGCGATTCTTTATTTCAACGTGTGACTCCTCCGGTTGTCAGCATGACAGCAGAGCCTGAAAGCACGACATCAAATGTTGAAATGACTCCAGCTGTGGAAACAGTGGCACCCGTTGCGGCTGCTTCTGTGCAAAAAGCTGTAGAAAAACCAGTAGCAGCGCCTGTTCATCCAGATGCTCCTGTTATTGATCCTGCTTACGAAGCTTTACTTGCCGACAAGAAAGAATGGACAGGCCAAGATTTAAAAGCTGTTCGTGAATATCGTAAGCTTTCTTTCGATGAATTAACTGATATCACAAAGATCAACCCTTGGTATATTGCTGCTATCGAAGATATGGATCCGGCAAATCTTCCAGTAGCGGTTTTTGTTCGCGGCTATGTCGTACAATTGGCGAAAGCTCTTGGCTTAAAAGATAAACTTGTAGCCGAGTCTTACATGCGCCACTTCAGAAAGAAGATTGAAAACTAA
- a CDS encoding S1/P1 nuclease, protein MKHFIVIGTLLLATAQGWCWGALGHKTSAQIAWQFMDRDTRAKVNEILNGGSIADAAVWADAARGNSEWKFTIWYHFEKAPDNYTYLQNLDRQDEATRRVGGLIEALYVAEDTMKDPFASKIDKENALKFAIHFVGDIHQPLHTGRVEDNGGNKVRLRWLDFDTSLHSVWDSQIIYLAHRDLFAHSADSLLPQQDQATVYAEYLMKKFKDYRPPVSAFTRYDDWMHESMVPRVDAYTYKDDSEQAYTDRFSDIVDQRIYLAGLRIAHVARRLVNQEKTTQPLETLRRGIIRIVGDFTEFVSLKPRH, encoded by the coding sequence ATGAAGCATTTCATAGTGATAGGGACACTGTTACTAGCTACAGCTCAAGGATGGTGCTGGGGGGCCTTAGGCCATAAAACGTCTGCGCAAATTGCGTGGCAATTTATGGATCGCGACACTCGCGCCAAAGTTAATGAAATTCTAAACGGAGGAAGCATCGCAGACGCAGCGGTGTGGGCTGATGCCGCCCGTGGAAATTCCGAATGGAAGTTCACGATCTGGTATCACTTTGAAAAAGCTCCAGACAATTACACTTACTTACAAAATCTAGACAGACAAGATGAGGCCACTCGTCGTGTTGGTGGTTTAATCGAAGCTCTATATGTAGCTGAAGACACCATGAAAGATCCGTTTGCCAGCAAGATAGATAAAGAGAACGCACTAAAATTTGCCATCCACTTTGTCGGAGACATCCACCAACCTTTACACACGGGTCGTGTTGAAGATAATGGTGGGAATAAAGTGCGTCTAAGATGGTTGGATTTTGATACCTCATTACACAGTGTTTGGGATTCGCAGATTATCTATTTAGCACACCGAGATCTTTTTGCTCATAGTGCAGATTCACTTTTGCCACAACAAGATCAAGCGACAGTCTACGCTGAATACTTAATGAAAAAGTTTAAAGACTATAGACCACCAGTAAGTGCTTTCACTCGTTATGATGATTGGATGCACGAGTCGATGGTTCCCCGTGTTGATGCTTACACCTACAAAGATGACTCTGAACAGGCCTATACAGATCGCTTTTCTGATATCGTCGATCAAAGAATTTATCTTGCGGGTTTACGTATAGCGCACGTGGCTCGCCGATTGGTGAATCAAGAAAAAACCACTCAGCCGTTAGAGACTCTACGTCGTGGGATCATTCGTATTGTGGGTGACTTTACAGAATTCGTCTCGTTAAAACCACGACATTAA
- the rseP gene encoding RIP metalloprotease RseP, producing the protein MMYLASILGFLYTNILPFIILLGILIFVHELGHFAVARMCGVRVEVFSLGFGKKIFSFRRGDTTYCISLIPLGGYVKMFGEQGSQEIKTEEDRKVAYSYKNPWQRIAIVAAGPLMNFFFAAFVFALIAQMGEQTKAPVIEDVAAGSIAATAGFQAGDRILKVGSNSIASYEDFQKQLNENQNATVEVVVKNPEGVERAVNVNVASANNPNIFSMSSRIGQIEGLLPYARSAAVAVMTGTPAYELGFRSGDQITAVNGTTVPRWVNLVASFDSAATDLNVTLNRPSAEIDGKVQNTEMSIVVPLKTLKKAKSVQGFGFDNTELYLDMVVKDSPADKAGLQKFDKVISINQVPITKWDDISNTIRSFNGTDAMTFVIQRDGAEMIKKITPQITELNTAFGGIDKRFTVGITPYLVFTEPEMTVVHSASIFHSVAKGFQRTVDVSVMTVMSFVRLFQGEVSVKNVGGMVTIGKVAKDSFEIGAQAFLMTMGILSVSLFILNLLPIPVLDGGHLVFYTIELIKGSPLSLKKIEMAQQVGLVLLLALMILAQFNDIVKFLFKS; encoded by the coding sequence ATGATGTATTTAGCTTCAATCCTAGGGTTTTTATATACGAACATTTTACCTTTTATCATCCTTTTGGGGATCCTCATCTTCGTTCACGAATTAGGTCACTTTGCGGTCGCTCGCATGTGTGGCGTTCGTGTTGAAGTTTTCTCGTTAGGATTTGGTAAAAAAATCTTCAGCTTCAGACGTGGAGACACCACTTATTGTATTTCATTAATTCCGCTTGGTGGTTACGTCAAAATGTTTGGCGAACAAGGCAGCCAAGAGATTAAAACCGAAGAAGATCGCAAGGTCGCCTACTCTTACAAAAATCCATGGCAACGTATCGCCATCGTCGCAGCGGGTCCGCTGATGAACTTCTTCTTTGCGGCGTTTGTTTTTGCATTGATCGCTCAAATGGGTGAACAAACCAAGGCTCCGGTGATTGAAGATGTCGCCGCAGGTTCCATTGCCGCTACAGCGGGATTCCAAGCTGGCGATCGTATTCTGAAAGTCGGATCAAACTCTATTGCGAGCTATGAGGACTTCCAAAAGCAATTGAATGAAAATCAAAATGCGACTGTTGAAGTTGTGGTAAAAAATCCTGAGGGTGTCGAAAGAGCTGTTAACGTCAATGTGGCCTCAGCTAATAATCCCAATATCTTTTCAATGAGTTCACGTATTGGACAAATCGAAGGCCTATTGCCTTACGCACGTAGTGCGGCTGTTGCGGTGATGACGGGAACTCCGGCTTATGAGCTGGGATTCCGCAGTGGCGACCAAATCACTGCTGTGAATGGTACGACGGTGCCTCGTTGGGTGAACTTAGTGGCTTCTTTTGATTCTGCCGCTACGGATTTGAATGTCACTTTGAATCGCCCGTCAGCAGAGATTGATGGCAAAGTTCAAAATACCGAGATGTCGATTGTTGTTCCTTTAAAAACTTTGAAGAAAGCTAAATCCGTTCAGGGTTTTGGTTTCGACAACACAGAGCTTTATCTGGACATGGTAGTGAAAGATTCTCCGGCAGACAAAGCGGGCTTACAGAAATTCGATAAAGTGATTTCGATCAACCAAGTTCCTATCACAAAATGGGATGATATCTCGAATACCATTCGTTCGTTTAATGGAACGGACGCAATGACTTTTGTGATTCAACGTGATGGCGCTGAAATGATTAAGAAAATTACTCCGCAAATCACCGAGCTCAACACAGCATTCGGTGGCATCGACAAACGCTTTACTGTGGGGATTACTCCGTATCTGGTATTCACTGAACCGGAAATGACAGTCGTGCATTCGGCTTCGATTTTTCATTCAGTGGCTAAAGGATTTCAGCGCACAGTGGACGTATCGGTTATGACGGTGATGTCCTTTGTGCGTCTTTTCCAAGGTGAAGTCTCTGTAAAAAATGTCGGTGGTATGGTGACGATCGGTAAAGTAGCGAAAGATTCTTTTGAAATCGGAGCGCAAGCGTTCCTGATGACGATGGGTATTCTTTCTGTCAGCTTATTCATCTTAAATCTTTTGCCAATTCCGGTTTTAGATGGTGGACACTTAGTTTTTTACACAATTGAATTGATTAAAGGCTCTCCGTTAAGTCTGAAGAAAATCGAGATGGCTCAGCAAGTGGGCTTAGTGTTATTGTTAGCGTTGATGATTCTGGCGCAGTTCAATGACATCGTAAAATTCCTCTTTAAATCATGA
- a CDS encoding pirin family protein — MSSDRLFIPSRETDLGDLSVRRVLPYAARRMVGPFIFFDHMGPAEFHDGQAMDVRPHPHINLATVTYLFEGSIQHRDSLGSDQIIEPGAINWMTAGKGIVHSERTPANERQHDTHLHGIQLWVAMPEELEECEPSFIHYPKTDLPEFETNGVRMKLLLGTALGKKSPVLVHSDMFYLEVPIMKGQSFPFPVEAREAAVYTVAGKVQVDDLEVPQYSMLTSVDLKDFTVTALEDSHIMILGGKHLGPRHIFWNFVSSSKERIEEAKLAWANGPQNGNPRFTPIVGDDHEFIPLPNPIQK, encoded by the coding sequence ATGAGCAGCGATCGACTTTTTATTCCTAGCCGCGAAACAGATCTTGGTGACCTCAGTGTTCGCCGCGTTCTTCCTTATGCGGCCAGACGCATGGTCGGACCTTTTATTTTTTTCGACCACATGGGACCGGCAGAATTTCATGACGGACAAGCCATGGATGTTCGCCCTCACCCACATATCAACTTAGCAACAGTAACTTATCTGTTTGAAGGCTCTATTCAGCATCGTGACAGTTTAGGCTCTGATCAGATCATCGAACCTGGAGCTATTAATTGGATGACGGCGGGAAAAGGAATTGTTCACTCAGAAAGAACTCCGGCCAATGAGCGTCAACATGACACCCACCTGCATGGCATTCAGCTTTGGGTGGCCATGCCAGAAGAGCTGGAAGAGTGCGAGCCCAGCTTCATTCACTATCCGAAAACAGATTTACCCGAGTTTGAAACAAACGGCGTTCGCATGAAACTTCTTTTAGGAACGGCTTTAGGGAAGAAAAGCCCTGTGCTGGTGCATTCAGATATGTTCTATCTAGAAGTTCCAATAATGAAAGGTCAGTCGTTCCCGTTTCCTGTCGAAGCACGTGAGGCAGCTGTGTATACAGTTGCCGGAAAAGTGCAAGTGGATGATCTAGAAGTTCCACAGTACTCTATGCTGACAAGTGTGGACTTAAAAGACTTTACTGTTACTGCTCTTGAAGACTCACACATTATGATTCTAGGTGGAAAACATTTAGGACCACGCCATATTTTTTGGAACTTTGTTTCTAGTTCTAAAGAGCGTATCGAAGAAGCTAAGCTCGCGTGGGCTAACGGACCACAGAATGGAAATCCTCGTTTCACCCCTATCGTTGGGGATGATCATGAGTTTATTCCTCTTCCAAACCCCATTCAAAAATAA
- a CDS encoding OsmC family protein, with translation MIAAKRAHDLAALIQTATHQFLSGVKEASGGKDEGPDPHEMLEGALAACTIITVQMYANRKQWPLVSTHVKITITSETKESTVIQRDISFEGDLTDEQRQQLFVIANKCPIHRLLHSQIQINSALT, from the coding sequence ATGATTGCAGCAAAAAGAGCCCATGATTTAGCCGCCCTTATTCAAACCGCGACGCACCAGTTTTTATCTGGAGTCAAAGAAGCCTCTGGCGGAAAAGACGAGGGACCAGATCCCCACGAGATGTTAGAAGGTGCTCTAGCGGCTTGTACTATTATCACAGTGCAAATGTACGCTAATCGTAAACAGTGGCCACTGGTTTCAACTCACGTGAAGATTACAATTACTTCTGAAACGAAAGAATCTACTGTTATTCAACGGGATATTTCTTTTGAAGGTGATTTAACTGACGAACAACGACAACAACTTTTCGTGATTGCCAATAAGTGTCCGATTCATCGCCTATTGCACAGTCAGATTCAAATCAACTCGGCCTTAACTTGA
- a CDS encoding polyphenol oxidase family protein, translating to MTPAKNSWSNSIKTFGDFGCGFQNDDYLVFFGNKNADLAKLQSEFPQLSFRRIRQTHSDIVIDSVPDSLTLAFENLPEADAHFTAQKNQSLLILTADCLPIMIYCRQTHRVAAVHAGWRGVENRIAEKTLAQLIRTGSDQKDFLIWVGPHIQQDSFEAGTDAFNLLSQAHRGLEPNSYFYQKSDKYFIDLNLIVKSQIDHVVGKSSDVWFSDDDTKANPNYFSYRRDQKTKLRNLSFIALF from the coding sequence ATGACTCCGGCAAAAAACTCATGGTCTAACTCTATAAAAACTTTTGGTGACTTTGGTTGCGGATTTCAAAATGACGACTATCTGGTTTTTTTCGGAAATAAAAATGCTGATCTGGCCAAGCTACAAAGTGAATTTCCCCAGTTGTCGTTTCGACGTATTCGCCAAACACACTCAGATATTGTCATAGACAGTGTTCCCGATAGTTTAACTCTTGCTTTTGAAAACCTGCCGGAAGCTGATGCCCACTTCACTGCACAAAAGAATCAGAGCCTTTTAATTTTAACGGCCGACTGTTTACCCATTATGATTTACTGTAGGCAAACTCACCGCGTGGCCGCAGTTCACGCCGGCTGGCGCGGGGTCGAAAATCGCATCGCTGAAAAAACCTTAGCTCAGCTGATCCGCACGGGAAGCGATCAAAAAGATTTTCTGATTTGGGTTGGGCCCCACATACAACAAGATAGCTTTGAAGCCGGAACCGATGCTTTTAATTTGTTATCACAGGCTCATCGTGGGCTAGAGCCTAATAGTTACTTTTATCAAAAGTCAGATAAGTACTTTATTGATTTGAATTTGATCGTGAAGTCACAAATAGATCATGTCGTAGGAAAAAGTTCTGATGTCTGGTTTTCTGATGATGATACGAAAGCCAATCCGAATTATTTTTCTTATCGACGCGATCAAAAAACAAAACTGCGCAATCTTAGTTTTATTGCGCTGTTTTAA
- the tsaB gene encoding tRNA (adenosine(37)-N6)-threonylcarbamoyltransferase complex dimerization subunit type 1 TsaB, giving the protein MIILACETSTLLGSVAVIEDGRVLASVESMRQGSHSDILNTFTAEALKKAGKTLQDVDLFATGIGPGSFTGIRICLNTIKSFAYCFQKPVVGISSLQTLAEQAHHILSAGAATTSTVVSMINAYKNMVYVATYQQKDGQLVEVKAPEVVRVQNLGSYVTENSWVCGDGYAAYEKFFSDDLKAKLLRHPQIPDEPHAQTLGLLATKQKSISWGELLPLYLRSSEAEENLKGIKYQPLN; this is encoded by the coding sequence ATGATTATTCTGGCATGTGAAACCAGTACGCTGTTAGGCAGTGTGGCCGTCATCGAAGACGGCCGCGTGCTTGCCAGTGTTGAATCCATGCGACAGGGTTCCCACTCGGATATTTTAAATACTTTCACAGCAGAAGCTTTGAAAAAAGCGGGAAAAACTCTGCAGGATGTGGATCTATTTGCCACGGGTATCGGACCCGGAAGTTTTACGGGAATTCGTATTTGCTTAAACACCATTAAAAGTTTTGCTTACTGTTTTCAAAAACCAGTTGTCGGTATCAGCTCTTTGCAAACACTCGCCGAGCAAGCTCATCACATTTTAAGTGCGGGCGCAGCAACCACGTCAACAGTCGTCAGCATGATTAACGCCTACAAAAATATGGTTTATGTGGCTACCTATCAGCAAAAAGATGGACAACTTGTTGAAGTGAAAGCACCAGAAGTAGTGCGTGTTCAAAACCTTGGAAGTTATGTCACAGAAAACTCTTGGGTTTGTGGCGATGGCTATGCCGCTTACGAAAAGTTTTTCTCTGATGATTTAAAGGCGAAACTCTTACGTCATCCTCAAATACCAGACGAGCCCCATGCCCAGACCTTAGGCTTGCTGGCGACAAAACAAAAATCTATTTCATGGGGAGAGTTGCTTCCCTTATACCTCAGATCCTCAGAGGCAGAAGAAAACTTGAAAGGAATAAAGTATCAGCCATTAAATTGA
- a CDS encoding RluA family pseudouridine synthase, with translation MKTNSVFSLTVSADDAGSRLDKFLSSLEDVSSRNYAKHLIEDNRVLVNGKVVKPSFALSEGQVVEIHFPELQSTELKPYNLKLDIVFEDEHVLVVNKPSGLVVHPAAGHQQDTLVNALLHHTTDLSMKNEIRPGIVHRIDKETSGLLVVAKNDVAHEALAQQFKNKTTHRVYYAVLQGQLPKTQGTIKSYLGRHPVDRKRFSSVKENNRVITDADLVLPHAKWAVTHFSKISQHSNMSYVRLQLETGRTHQIRVHMSEQGHPLVGDTTYGFSAKRMKELGLNRFFLHAAELGFTHPITKEDLLFKIPWPEADRTLLVQWGFEKP, from the coding sequence TTGAAAACTAATTCTGTTTTCTCTCTGACAGTTTCTGCTGACGATGCCGGTTCTCGCCTAGATAAATTTCTTTCTTCACTTGAAGATGTCTCTTCCAGAAACTATGCAAAACATCTTATCGAAGATAATCGCGTTCTAGTTAATGGCAAAGTGGTAAAACCCTCTTTTGCTTTAAGCGAAGGACAGGTTGTTGAAATTCACTTTCCTGAATTACAAAGTACAGAACTAAAACCCTACAATTTAAAGCTCGATATTGTGTTTGAAGATGAGCACGTTTTAGTTGTGAACAAACCCAGCGGCCTTGTGGTGCATCCGGCGGCAGGACATCAGCAGGACACATTAGTAAACGCACTTCTGCATCACACCACTGATCTTTCAATGAAGAATGAAATTCGACCAGGAATTGTTCATCGTATTGATAAAGAAACAAGTGGCTTACTTGTTGTCGCCAAAAATGATGTGGCCCATGAGGCTTTAGCTCAGCAGTTTAAAAATAAAACCACTCATCGTGTGTACTACGCTGTTTTGCAAGGGCAGCTTCCCAAAACACAGGGCACGATCAAGTCGTATCTGGGGCGACACCCCGTTGATAGAAAACGATTCTCTTCAGTGAAAGAAAATAACCGCGTTATCACAGATGCAGACTTAGTTCTGCCGCATGCCAAATGGGCCGTAACTCATTTTTCAAAGATTTCACAACACTCGAATATGAGCTACGTTCGTCTGCAATTAGAAACAGGACGCACCCACCAAATCCGCGTGCACATGAGCGAACAAGGTCATCCTCTGGTGGGTGACACCACTTATGGCTTTTCCGCGAAGCGCATGAAAGAGCTGGGACTTAACCGCTTCTTTTTACATGCTGCCGAGCTGGGATTTACTCATCCCATCACCAAAGAGGATTTACTCTTTAAGATCCCTTGGCCAGAGGCAGACCGCACTCTGTTGGTTCAATGGGGCTTTGAAAAACCATGA